A window of the Brassica napus cultivar Da-Ae chromosome C5, Da-Ae, whole genome shotgun sequence genome harbors these coding sequences:
- the LOC106399086 gene encoding uncharacterized protein LOC106399086, translating to MKDVVIDDDVGNADSIMDSDDGRRTFMVNAVTNHHTPTMFQETDVPVLSLDDDDDDLKIDEDYKLHLDHLSDDNSLVPPSEDDSKESETRRLRFNMVTNDANRSKRKIAELEAARDVPLASNMSEESTEDDETLWDVPLLRTLEVIKRDNEARKLAESTSWDVPLVRAQEAIQRDNKARKMSETLWDVPLVRAQEVIQRGNKARRFLESKVDDTLRDVPLVRTKEVKALPVKRVHRVTEPSMTQSNKRVCVGTRKKSVEEVVDKDYMSYLTWLVDSFEHPTTVVPEKDLSAKVKVEIDSWCSDDDDDDIIEVSDTPFTDGESTPFVVSKNKEVIDLEKDDSTDDESGSSSAFRRELIDVLEKPYDAGELLLLSSQASMKKPVSRCRELRKGRESSYETSELGLSYLEKVCDFDREYKLADGDDKARLELLRGFFFYLENISLPGAFKPWLPENMKKLGRRKQCLQP from the coding sequence ATGAAAGACGTTGTGATTGATGATGATGTTGGTAATGCAGACTCCATAATGGATAGTGATGATGGACGCAGAACGTTTATGGTGAATGCAGTTACTAACCATCATACTCCAACTATGTTTCAAGAAACTGATGTTCCAGTTCTTTctcttgatgatgatgatgatgatctcaaGATTGATGAGGACTACAAGCTGCACCTTGATCATCTTAGTGATGATAACAGTTTAGTCCCTCCCTCTGAAGACGACAGTAAAGAATCTGAAACTCGTAGACTCAGATTCAACATGGTTACTAATGATGCAAAcagatcaaagagaaagatagCTGAGTTAGAGGCTGCAAGGGATGTTCCTTTAGCTAGTAACATGTCAGAAGAGTCAACAGAGGATGATGAGACTTTATGGGATGTTCCATTGCTTAGAACCCTAGAAGTCATCAAACGTGACAACGAAGCTAGGAAGCTGGCAGAGTCAACTTCATGGGATGTTCCATTGGTTAGAGCCCAAGAAGCCATACAAAGAGACAACAAAGCTAGAAAAATGTCAGAGACTTTATGGGATGTTCCCTTGGTTAGAGCTCAAGAAGTCATCCAACGAGGCAACAAAGCTAGGAGATTTTTGGAGTCAAAGGTTGATGACACTTTACGTGATGTTCCATTGGTTAGAACCAAAGAAGTGAAGGCTCTTCCTGTGAAGCGAGTACATAGAGTTACAGAGCCTTCAATGACACAAAGCAACAAAAGAGTTTGTGTAGGGACAAGGAAGAAGAGTGTGGAAGAAGTTGTGGATAAGGACTACATGAGTTACCTCACATGGCTTGTAGACTCTTTTGAACATCCCACAACTGTTGTCCCTGAAAAGGATCTATCAGCAAAAGTAAAGGTTGAGATTGATTCTTGGtgttctgatgatgatgatgatgatataatTGAGGTTAGTGATACTCCATTCACAGATGGAGAGAGCACACCTTTCGTGGTGTCCAAGAACAAGGAAGTGATTGATCTTGAGAAAGATGATAGTACTGATGATGAAAGTGGTAGTAGTAGTGCGTTTAGAAGGGAGCTAATAGATGTTCTTGAGAAACCATACGATGCAGGAGagctgttgttgttgtctaGTCAGGCATCGATGAAGAAACCAGTGAGTAGATGTAGAGAGCTGAGAAAGGGAAGAGAGAGTAGCTATGAGACTTCTGAGCTGGGACTGTCTTATCTGGAGAAGGTCTGTGATTTCGATAGAGAATACAAGCTTGCGGATGGTGATGATAAGGCGCGGTTGGAGTTGCTGCGtggttttttcttttacttggaGAATATTTCTCTTCCTGGTGCTTTCAAGCCTTGGTTGCCAGAGAACATGAAGAAGCTAGGTCGAAGAAAGCAATGCTTGCAACCATAG
- the LOC106401663 gene encoding nitrile-specifier protein 5: MASTPMEGKWVQLKQKGTGPGARSSHAIALVGNKVYAFGGEFQPRVPVDNHLHVFDLSTLTWSIQEASGDAPPPRVGVAMAAVGTIIYFFGGRDENHQELNELYSFDTSTNEWKLLSSGETGPENRSYHSIATDSQNVYVFGGCGVDGRLNDLWAYNVVDGKWIKFPSPGEGCKGRGGPGLEVVEGRIWVVYGFTGDEADDVHCFDIAKGEWKEVETKGEKPSARSVFSTSLVGKQIVIFGGEVDPSDLGHMGAGCFTAEAYGLDTETLEWRKWEDGFGSEEHPGPRGWCAFAAGSRDGKEGLLVYGGNSPSNDRLDDIFFFTPESY; the protein is encoded by the exons ATGGCATCGACTCCAATGGAAGGCAAATGGGTTCAG CTAAAACAGAAAGGAACCGGACCTGGAGCAAGAAGCTCACACGCCATCGCCCTCGTTGGCAACAAAGTCTACGCCTTCGGCGGCGAGTTCCAACCCCGTGTCCCCGTCGACAACCACCTCCACGTCTTCGACCTCAGCACTCTAACATGGTCCATCCAAGAAGCTTCAGGGGACGCTCCTCCTCCTAGAGTAGGCGTAGCCATGGCTGCAGTAGGAACCATCATCTACTTCTTCGGCGGCCGCGACGAGAATCACCAAGAGCTCAACGAGCTTTACTCTTTCGACACTTCCACCAACGAGTGGAAGCTTCTCTCCTCAGGGGAGACAGGTCCTGAGAACAGAAGCTACCACTCCATAGCTACAGATTCTCAGAACGTGTATGTGTTTGGTGGGTGCGGAGTTGATGGCCGTCTTAACGATCTATGGGCGTACAATGTTGTTGATGGGAAGTGGATTAAGTTCCCGTCTCCTGGAGAGGGATGTAAAGGGAGAGGAGGTCCGGGACTAGAGGTGGTCGAAGGGAGGATATGGGTTGTGTATGGATTCACAGGAGATGAAGCAGACGATGTTCATTGCTTCGACATAGCTAAAGGAGAGTGGAAAGAAGTTGAGACAAAGGGTGAGAAACCGTCTGCGAGAAGTGTGTTTTCCACTTCCCTTGTTGGGAAACAGATTGTGATATTCGGAGGAGAGGTTGATCCTAGCGACTTAGGACACATGGGAGCAGGGTGTTTCACAGCTGAGGCTTATGGGCTTGATACTGAGACGTTGGAGTGGAGGAAGTGGGAAGATGGGTTTGGGTCAGAGGAGCATCCGGGGCCTAGAGGATGGTGTGCGTTTGCGGCTGGGTCGAGGGATGGTAAGGAAGGTCTGTTGGTTTATGGAGGGAACTCGCCGAGTAATGATAGGCTTGAtgatatcttcttcttcactccaGAATCTTACTAA
- the LOC106401926 gene encoding transcriptional adapter ADA2a isoform X1, which produces MGRSKLASRPAPEDANPGKSKRKKLSSGTENAPGPSVSIGGEAGNERKPGLYCCNYCDKDLSGLVRLKCAVCVDFDLCVECFYVGVELNRHKSSHPYRVMDNLSFPLVSSDWNADEEILLLEAIATYGFGNWKEVANYVGSKTLTECVDHFNSAYMQSPCFPLPDLSHTNGKSKDELLAMSKDHAVKKGLLDETPPLVNLSPKEELPMSVEINEEASGKEDSVDQPLPILAGVKKKANAPQTQDTIKLEAAKQLSERSVGEKKPRLPGKKVPFVTELYAYNLKRQEFEIEHDNDAEQLLSDMEFKDCDTDAEREQKLQVLHIYSKRLDERKRRKEFVLERNLLYPDQFELSLSAEERQIYNKCKVFARFHSKEEHKELIQKVIEEHRILKRIQDLQEARAAGCTTTTEANRFIEEKRKKEAEENLVRLNHGGPGSVAGKGLKSPRGLQRNLQPFGSESLSKATLPIICSSLDNWDVSGLLGADLLSETEKEMCNEMRILPAHYFKMLETLASEIKKGTVKKKSDAYNFFRVEPSKVDRVYDLLIQKGIGESS; this is translated from the exons ATGGGTCGTTCGAAACTAGCTTCTCGTCCTGCTCCCGAAGACGCGAATCCTGG AAAATCTAAAAGGAAAAAGTTATCCTCTGGTACTGAGAATGCACCAGGGCCTTCAGTTTCCATTG GAGGTGAAGCTGGGAATGAGAGGAAGCCTGGCCTTTACTGTTGTAACTACTGCGATAAAGATCTCTCTGGTTTGGTTCGTCTCAAATGTGCTGTTTGTGTCGACTTTGACCTTTGTGTGGAATGCTTTTATGTCGGTGTTGAGCTTAACCGTCACAAGAGCAGTCACCCGTATCGTGTTATG GACAATTTGTCTTTTCCGCTTGTTTCTTCTGATTGGAATGCGGATGAAGAGATACTCCTTCTCGAG GCCATTGCTACGTACGGGTTTGGGAACTGGAAAGAAGTTGCAAACTATGTTGGCAGTAAGACACTGACCGAGTGTGTTGATCACTTCAACTCTGCTTACATGCAGTCACCTTGCTTTCCCCTTCCG GACTTGTCTCACACAAATGGAAAGAGCAAAGATGAGCTTCTTGCTATGAGTAAAGATCATGCCGTGAAAAAAGGTCTGCTTGATG AAACACCTCCACTCGTGAACCTATCTCCGAAAGAAGAGCTGCCAATGTCAGTTGAAATCAA CGAAGAAGCTTCAGGGAAGGAAGATTCAGTAGATCAACCTTTGCCTATCTTAGCTGGAG TCAAGAAGAAAGCTAATGCACCACAGACTCAGGACACCATCAAGTTGGAAG CTGCTAAACAACTATCTGAGAGGAGTGTGGGGGAGAAGAAACCGAGGCTTCCTGGAAAGAAAGTTCCATTTGTAACGGAGCTATATGCCTACAACTTAAAGCGGCAAGAATTTGAGATCGAACATGACAACGATGCTGAGCAGCTACTCTCAGACATGGAGTTTAAGGATTGTGACACGGATGCTGAGCGTGAGCAGAAGTTGCAGGTTCTTCATATTTACTCGAAAAG GCTTGATGAGAGGAAGCGGAGGAAGGAGTTCGTTCTGGAAAGGAACTTACTGTACCCTGATCAGTTTGAACTGAGCCTTTCGGCAGAGGAGAGACAAATATACAACAAGTGCAAGGTCTTTGCGCGGTTCCACTCCAAAGAAGAGCACAAGGAACTGATTCAGAAGGTCATTGAGGAGCACCGGATTCTCAAAAGAATCCAGGATCTTCAG GAAGCAAGAGCTGCTGGTTGTACGACAACTACAGAAGCAAATAGATTtatagaagagaagagaaagaaggaagCTGAAGAAAATTTGGTGAGACTAAACCATGGTGGACCAGGCAGTGTAGCCGGTAAAGGACTAAAGAGTCCCAGAGGTTTACAAAGAAACTTACAGCCCTTTGGTTCTGAGTCGCTGTCAAAGGCCACGCTTCCAATAATATGTAGCTCGCTGGACAATTGGGATGTCAGTGGTCTCCTTGGGGCTGACTTACTCTCTGAGACC GAAAAGGAGATGTGCAACGAGATGAGAATACTCCCTGCACACTATTTCAAAATGCTGGAAACCTTAGCAAGCGAGATAAAGAAAGGGACGGTAAAGAAAAAGTCTGATGCTTATAACTTCTTCAGGGTAGAGCCGAGTAAAGTAGACAGAGTGTATGATTTACTGATTCAGAAAGGAATAGGCGAGTCATCATGA
- the LOC106401926 gene encoding transcriptional adapter ADA2a isoform X2 has translation MGRSKLASRPAPEDANPGKSKRKKLSSGTENAPGPSVSIGGEAGNERKPGLYCCNYCDKDLSGLVRLKCAVCVDFDLCVECFYVGVELNRHKSSHPYRVMDNLSFPLVSSDWNADEEILLLEAIATYGFGNWKEVANYVGSKTLTECVDHFNSAYMQSPCFPLPDLSHTNGKSKDELLAMSKDHAVKKETPPLVNLSPKEELPMSVEINEEASGKEDSVDQPLPILAGVKKKANAPQTQDTIKLEAAKQLSERSVGEKKPRLPGKKVPFVTELYAYNLKRQEFEIEHDNDAEQLLSDMEFKDCDTDAEREQKLQVLHIYSKRLDERKRRKEFVLERNLLYPDQFELSLSAEERQIYNKCKVFARFHSKEEHKELIQKVIEEHRILKRIQDLQEARAAGCTTTTEANRFIEEKRKKEAEENLVRLNHGGPGSVAGKGLKSPRGLQRNLQPFGSESLSKATLPIICSSLDNWDVSGLLGADLLSETEKEMCNEMRILPAHYFKMLETLASEIKKGTVKKKSDAYNFFRVEPSKVDRVYDLLIQKGIGESS, from the exons ATGGGTCGTTCGAAACTAGCTTCTCGTCCTGCTCCCGAAGACGCGAATCCTGG AAAATCTAAAAGGAAAAAGTTATCCTCTGGTACTGAGAATGCACCAGGGCCTTCAGTTTCCATTG GAGGTGAAGCTGGGAATGAGAGGAAGCCTGGCCTTTACTGTTGTAACTACTGCGATAAAGATCTCTCTGGTTTGGTTCGTCTCAAATGTGCTGTTTGTGTCGACTTTGACCTTTGTGTGGAATGCTTTTATGTCGGTGTTGAGCTTAACCGTCACAAGAGCAGTCACCCGTATCGTGTTATG GACAATTTGTCTTTTCCGCTTGTTTCTTCTGATTGGAATGCGGATGAAGAGATACTCCTTCTCGAG GCCATTGCTACGTACGGGTTTGGGAACTGGAAAGAAGTTGCAAACTATGTTGGCAGTAAGACACTGACCGAGTGTGTTGATCACTTCAACTCTGCTTACATGCAGTCACCTTGCTTTCCCCTTCCG GACTTGTCTCACACAAATGGAAAGAGCAAAGATGAGCTTCTTGCTATGAGTAAAGATCATGCCGTGAAAAAAG AAACACCTCCACTCGTGAACCTATCTCCGAAAGAAGAGCTGCCAATGTCAGTTGAAATCAA CGAAGAAGCTTCAGGGAAGGAAGATTCAGTAGATCAACCTTTGCCTATCTTAGCTGGAG TCAAGAAGAAAGCTAATGCACCACAGACTCAGGACACCATCAAGTTGGAAG CTGCTAAACAACTATCTGAGAGGAGTGTGGGGGAGAAGAAACCGAGGCTTCCTGGAAAGAAAGTTCCATTTGTAACGGAGCTATATGCCTACAACTTAAAGCGGCAAGAATTTGAGATCGAACATGACAACGATGCTGAGCAGCTACTCTCAGACATGGAGTTTAAGGATTGTGACACGGATGCTGAGCGTGAGCAGAAGTTGCAGGTTCTTCATATTTACTCGAAAAG GCTTGATGAGAGGAAGCGGAGGAAGGAGTTCGTTCTGGAAAGGAACTTACTGTACCCTGATCAGTTTGAACTGAGCCTTTCGGCAGAGGAGAGACAAATATACAACAAGTGCAAGGTCTTTGCGCGGTTCCACTCCAAAGAAGAGCACAAGGAACTGATTCAGAAGGTCATTGAGGAGCACCGGATTCTCAAAAGAATCCAGGATCTTCAG GAAGCAAGAGCTGCTGGTTGTACGACAACTACAGAAGCAAATAGATTtatagaagagaagagaaagaaggaagCTGAAGAAAATTTGGTGAGACTAAACCATGGTGGACCAGGCAGTGTAGCCGGTAAAGGACTAAAGAGTCCCAGAGGTTTACAAAGAAACTTACAGCCCTTTGGTTCTGAGTCGCTGTCAAAGGCCACGCTTCCAATAATATGTAGCTCGCTGGACAATTGGGATGTCAGTGGTCTCCTTGGGGCTGACTTACTCTCTGAGACC GAAAAGGAGATGTGCAACGAGATGAGAATACTCCCTGCACACTATTTCAAAATGCTGGAAACCTTAGCAAGCGAGATAAAGAAAGGGACGGTAAAGAAAAAGTCTGATGCTTATAACTTCTTCAGGGTAGAGCCGAGTAAAGTAGACAGAGTGTATGATTTACTGATTCAGAAAGGAATAGGCGAGTCATCATGA